GCTTAAAGTATGCATCTATTGATATTTGATAGTGAGTGACGATCTCGTAGTGGAACGAACTTGATTTGTGAATTGCGTTCAAGTTTTGATTCGGTTTGTGTTGTTAGGATTACAATTTGTACGGTGTGGAAGGAAGAATGTACAGCAGCAATACGCAGAGGAGTTTCAACATGGATTTCTCTTCGTCTCTCGGTGATTACATGAACGGCGGCGATGGTGAACAAGGTTTAAGCCCTGGCCTCTTGGATCTCCATTCAATTGATACAGACCTTCTTTCTGAGGTTTGAATTCATTCTTCACTTTCTGTTGTGTGAGTAGATAAACAATTTGGAAAAGTGTATGCTTAATTCTTTGCTTGTTGTTTGTATTTCGTCGTGATAGTTGCCGGCGGCTACCAATGGATATGATGCCTCGCTGTATCAACCTAATCGTGATGATTCTGAGCCTTACGTTTCCAACAAACGCAATGCTAGACCGCCGCTTCCTGAGAACAATGTCTCTGTTAATCTTTCTGCTGATAATGTGAAGTCTAGTTCTGTAGCCAAGATTAAAGTCGTGGTATGTTCTTCTTTTACTTCTTATATCGCAATCCGCCGTTGTGTTCTGCTTCGTTTTTTACTTGAAGTTGTTTTGCTGACTGCTTGTTAGTAAATTTGAAGGTTTGATTCAAATTGAGTTAGCCTGTCTTCTGTATCTGAAAATAAGAATTGAAATGTGCCTggtttgaattttaaatttgttCTCAGCTTTCCTTGTTAATGTTTCAATACAGGTTCGCAAGAGGCCACTTAATAAGAAGGAATTAGCAAAGAATGAGGAAGATATTATAGAGGCGGTTTCGAATTCTTTAACAGTGCATGAGACAAAACTCAAGGTGAGTGCAATAGGCAATACAATTTGTGGCTCTCATGTGGTTTAATTCAACTTGATTATGCAGTTTCGAATGGCTCATGAGAATTTAGAAATTGAGAATGAAAGCAGCCTATTTGAAATTCTAAATCTTTTCTGAATGTGAGTCTGAAATCTGAAATGCTTGTCCTAACAACAATGCTGAGAATATATACTTTCAAGCAGCGAGCAATGCTTATCTATATGTTTATTTATATAACTAAATAAGCTTTCTGGAAATCTATCAAGAGTCATAATGCTTAGCTTTGTGGTGTCTTTCTCTCTATCTTACCTACCCTTGTCAGTTATTAATATCTACCCATTTTGTTTTCACTAGCACAAAGCCAGCGGTTATGACAAATTTTTGTATGATATCCTAACAAATACTGTGtgaaaattttataatttgaatgTTTTGCAGGTTGACCTAACTCAATACCTAGAGAAGCATGAATTTGTTTTTGATGCTGTCTTGAATGAAGAGGTTACAAATGATGAGGTGACTACAATACAATTAAATGTTTAGTTGAAAGAATAAATTGACAAAACACACCCTACTTATGTAGCTTACTTTTCACTTTGGTTTCCTTAGGTGTATCGTGAAACAGTGGAGCCCATAGTTCCAATAATCTTTCAACGCACTAAGGCAACCTGCTTTGCATATGGTCAAACAGGTGAGAGCAGATTCTCAAGTTTGATTTAGTTGCAATCCTTAGCCTGCATCAGGACTGAGTCAGATTATGCCTTTTTGAGAATGAACATGAGTAATTGCTAAATCTGTCCTAATAAAGAGAAATTAATACTGAAGGAGTAAACAACTATTCTATCCTTACATACTTCTTTTTACATTATTTACAATAATCATATTGGCCGAATGTTATAATAATATATGATTCTTAAACCAGTTATTCACTGCTTTATAGTCACAACTGTAGATGGTCAACTTCTTGGGTAATTTCCAAATGCTGTGCGTAATGTGATTGATTGGTATTCCCCAAATCTTTTCATGTTTGAATTCTTTAAAACCTGATCCTTTTATGGCTGTTAATACGTGCCAATTTGTTGTCTTGCCCTGTTGCTATCATGTCTCCTCAATGTTGTCAAATAGAGGATATCATGGCGCTATAGCGTAGCACTCTGAGGGCTCATCACAATCCTCTAATTTCTGCTCTAAGGGCTTGGCATAGTGGACTTTTGGCTTTCTGCTATTTTCCGCGATCTGCGATTAACAACACCgcaagttatatatttcgtgaacTTCTAAATAGGAAATACCATTTTCTGTTTATGTAGGAAGTGGAAAAACTTACACAATGAAGCCACTGCCACTTAAAGCATCAAGGGACATCTTGAAACTGATGTACCATACCTACAATAATCAGGGATTTCAGTTGTATGTGAGTTTCTTTGAAATATATGGTGGGAAGCTTTTTGATCTCCTTAATGATCGAAAGTAAGTCATCTGGTCCTTCTTGTTTGCACCTTTGGTCTCTATATTCTCGAGGCTTAATATTGTTATTCTGCAGAAAACTATGCATGAGGGAGGATGGTAAACAGCAAGTCTGCATTGTTGGTTTGCAAGAGTACCGTGTATCGGATGTAGAGACTATTAAGGAACTGATTGAGCAAGGTAGTTCCACTAGAAGTACTGGCACCACAGGTGCAAATGAGGAATCTTCACGGTCACATGCAATACTTCAGCTTGCTGTCAAGAGATCAGTAGATGGAAATGGATCCAAGCCTCCCCGTCTTGTTGGCAAGCTCTCCTTCATAGATCTTGCTGGAAGTGAACGTGGAGCAGATACTACAGATAATGACAAACAAACAAGGTATGTCCCAAGGAGCTTGAAAGGGGATAGTGTGAGAggcataattttattatttaagatGTCCCTGATTTGCCATTCCGTCCCTATTATTGACGATTTTTATTTTCGTGGGTTTTCCAAATTATATGGAATGCAGAATAGAAGGTGCTGAGATCAATAAGAGCTTGCTCGCCCTAAAGGAATGCATAAGAGCTCTTGATAACGACCAAGGGCATATCCCATTTAGAGGCAGTAAATTGACTGAAGTTCTGAGGGATTCTTTTGTTGGCAATTCCCGCACGGTTATGATATCGTGCATATCACCAAGCTCTGGTTCATGTGAACATACACTCAATACATTAAGATATGCTGACAGGTAACCTTGTGACCGTGGAATTTCAACCAAAAATGATAAATTTTGTTATTGATTATCATCACTTCTCCTACAACTGTTGTGTACAGTGGGAAACTTATGGTTTTGTTTTGCTGTTTCAAACTGAATGAAAATGCAGGGTTAAAAGCCTATCAAAAGGGAACAATTCTAAGAAGGATATTTTATCTTCAAATATCAACCCTAGAGAATCAACTGCTATTCCCTTACCTTCTGTTACTACATATGCCTCTGTGGATCGGATGGCTAATACATGGACTGAAGAAAATGATGGGGATGATTTTAGTCCTCCTGAAGATTACTGTGAGCAGGTGAAACCAGCATGGAAGAGAAAGACCGAGCCATATGGTGCGATAGATGATAAATTGAAGAAACCTAATGGTCAGACTCAGATCAAATGGATGGACCTCCCAAAAGCTGGACCTAAAACAGTACATTCTAAGAAGGACATTTTATCTTCAAATATCAACCTTAGAGAATCAACGGCTATTCCCTTACCTTCTGTTACTACATATGCCTCTGTGGATCGGATGACTAATACATGGACTGAAGAAAATGATGGGGATGATTTTAGTCCTCCTGAAGATTACTGTGAGCACTTGAAACCAGCATGGAAGAGAAAGACCGAGCCATATGGTGCGATAGATGATAAATTGAAGAAACCCAATGGTCAGACTCAGATCAAATGGATGGACCTCCCAAAAGCTGGACCTAAAACAGTACATtcagatgatgatttaaatgcCCTCTTACAGGTAAGACTACAGCTATGACAAtggattttcaattttcatacaCACAAAACCTTGAGTACTAAAAGCATATATCATATTTCAGGAAGAAGAAGACCTCGTAAATGCTCACCGGAAACAAGTAGAGGAGACCATGAATATTGTTAGAGAGGTATTTAAATTGGCTCTATTTTTCCTTTAGAATTTTATTTGTTCTTATAAAAATTGGCAATTAGGCAATTGTGCCAAATGGCTGGTCACCCATAAACACCACATTTTAATTTGAATATCCTCCTGCATTTCCACTGTTTCAGTTATTATTTATCCTTGCCATCACTAGAATGCATTCATGAGCCAATCCTTGCCATTATTAAATCCTTCAAGGAGTGgtaattattattactattgtGATGATCATGATGGCGTATGCTCGATAAATGCAGGAAATGAACCTCTTGGTTGAAGCAGATCAACCAGGGAATCAGCTGGATGATTATATCACAAAACTGAATACCATTCTATCTCAGAAGGCTGCTGCCGTCATGGAGTTGCAGACCCGTTTAGCTAATTTCCAGAAACGTTTAAAGGAGCATAATGTTTTGGTCTCGTCTGCTGGTTAAGTAATCTAAATTATACTGCGAAGGTTTTTTTATGTAAACTGGAATATATTGAAGTGATTCATTGATAGATAAAATTGGAGTGAAAAGTTTTAAAAGATAGTAAAATTCCCCTCTATTGGTTGGAATATTCCCCTCTATTGGTTGGAATTTTAAACGAGGGGACAGAGTTCCTCTAATTGAGTGAAATATGTTACAAATTTAATTCCAATACTaccattttaattttattgcctactttgtttttttgttaaggtcattttttattttcaaaatttgtgaaACTATATtcttgagtttaatttctatacaCCCtcagtgtaaagtttttttacaccgtcaaccaatcagatttaatgtgagaaaatctctttttattaatttcattaattgatgtagctcatccttgaaatctgattggttggacggtgtaaaaaaactttacaccgtcggtgcatcgttctttttttcattcttaaagagtttaatttctatgcaccgtcggtgtaaagtttttttacaccgttaaCTAATCAGATTTCAAGATGACTTACACTAAAATGTTTAATTGGTGTTGAAAAATGTTTAATTGGTGTTGAAAAATGCCAACTGTTTGCCCCTTAAAAATTTGCAATATTGATAAATTTGTAAAGAGAATTGGTATATGACTAGCGGCGGTGAGATCGTTCAACATCTTGTTCCTGGGCGACAAGACAACCACGTCTTTTTGGGTTTTTCCTTATTCACAACCTCTTTCAACTCTTGATTTTTCCATCATTCTTCAATGAAGCTTTAGCTTTGAGAGCATGCTTCAACAGTTCTTATTCATGAAAACATTTTCGGTCCTACATTTATTCCTTGTACAATATTAGTGTTAAGTGACTGTTTTTTATGAGTTTAACAGAACATTGAAGACTTAGGGGTTGTTCGGGGTGCTTGTCAGTTTTTGATGTGAAAACAAAACATGTTCAGTAAAGATGGAGCTAAAGTGAGTTTTTATTGAATTACAAAATTATTTTGGCCTGTTTGTCAAAACCCTAAACTATGATTTTATgattttggtttttaatttcAGTAACAAGTAacttcatcaccatcaccacccaccgcaaacaccaccaccaacctcaaccgcaaccaccaccacctccacatgCATCCTCCACCAgtgccactgccaccaccactctTCACCGCCACTACCACCCCCACTGCCTCTCacccattgccaccaccactaccgctcgcactaccacaaccaccctcTAACACCATCTCTtcaacctccaccaccaccgccgacTCCATtgcaaccaccaccacaagcgccactgccacaaccaccacgtcgttgccaccaccatcatcacgaCCATCAGGTAACACCTCTTCCACCACCACACCTTCATTGCCACCACAACAACCTCCACCGTCACCAACACTACCACCGACATTGGAACCACCACTTGCACTACCTCTACTTGCGTCACCACCCCCACCACGGCCATTGCTgctacctccaccaccaccgttgtcaCTGCCAccatcaccctccaccaccacaatcgTCACTGTCACCGCTGCTAGATAATATCGAAACTCTACCACCGATGGTACCTGACCCCTCCATTATCATATTGTCACTACCACCCATTGTCGTAGATTCATAGTTTGTtgtgactattttggatttacAAAGTTGACAACAagttttttaaaactgaaaaccacaaaaaacaaaacttggatttataaaattgaaaactggttttggtttttataaatttcaaaacataaaaccaAAAACCACCCCGAACATGACCTTAGTTATCATTTTAGTCCTTTTATTTGTAAGggagttcaattttttttctgataTGTAAATGTTatagtaaattagtccctcctcaGGGTTCAAACCTGTACCCTTCATCTCACTCAACTCTTATGTTCCCTAACTCTtgccacttgagctaaccttcaGGGACGTAAGGGAGTTCAATTTTTCGTCCCTAAGACAATTCTTTTACTTGTACCTCTACGTTCAGGGAAATGCTGGGTTAGTGGTAGGCCATAGCTAATGTGACACGGTAAATTGAAAAATGTTTACTCGAGTGAACAGTGTGACCTACCCTAAGGTTAAGTTGTTGAGTAGATCTTGATTTAAGTTCATTCGAGCAAGACTTATACCTCAAAAGGTTACTCGTCTCTGAAATAACAATAGTAACCTCTATAAATACGTGCTTGATCACACTATAAGCTAAACTTTACTCATACTATTTTCTTAATGCTCTTCTAGACTTTGAAATTCCCTCTTTGGTTTTGAGAGTTTCGAAGCACCTTTTGCATATATCTCTCTGCCATGGATTCTTGCATCTCTAAATCAGAAGGCTTTCCGTATTCAATCTTGGAAAGATTAAAAGATTACATATGTACgagtttaaattaatattttatcagTTATATGATTAAAATAGTCATATTTCAAATTAATCATAATCAACTCATTTTGAAAACAGATTCACTGGTGGGGGGCAAGATCAAACCATGAAAAAATGGAGAAATCGAAAAAGGGAAATGAAATACGACGATGAAGTACCAAGGAGATTGAAGACGCAGCTCAGACACCATTGAGATTGAAGATGAAGCTCATCTCAGATGAGATGAGTGAGTAACAGGAGAGAGGTATTATAAGGCACAAGATCTACGAATTTGGGGAAAGGTTTTATGTTGTAGGTACACTCAACCCTTAACGGGCCCGttatgtttcaaaaaaacaCCGTTTTGCCAAATATGTAAATATCaaagatttattttttaaattaaaaaactcAAATTAACCGGTTGTAACCGGTCACTTAGCTTATGTACGCATACACCACATGTGTCGGTGATGCACGGTAGCCTTTTCCATTAGTTTATTAAATCAATAAACAAGAAATTAATGTGTATTCTTTTGATCTTTTGATTCACGCAAACGAACTTTGTTTCTTTCCCGCCACCTCTGCTTTTGATTCACTCTACAACTTCAACTGCAACTCTGGTCCAAGAATCTGAAACCCTTCGAGATATGGCGCCTTTGATgatcacaatcacaatcacaagcAAACCAACAAACCAACAAACAATCCAACTCGTTGAACATCGTTCCCATACATTCATTTTCCCATGGCCCTGTTTCTCTATCTGCCAAGAACTAGAATCTcatacattattattattttcttcttctcctcctcctcctccttccctcCTTGAATATGATTTCTACCGCGATTCCTGCCTCCATGCAGAGCGCATTGTTCGAGCTACGATTCACCATATTCACCACAGTACCACACTACACCCAGTTTGGTTCCTACTCTCATTCGTCTTGCTTTTCATGATTGCTTCATTCAGGTTATTTTTTTGATGC
This portion of the Lotus japonicus ecotype B-129 chromosome 3, LjGifu_v1.2 genome encodes:
- the LOC130745897 gene encoding kinesin-like protein KIN-13B produces the protein MNRHQGHRSGATTRLHHNRPCSSGDDFLDASSKWLRSSCSSNHFPPLQDYNLYGVEGRMYSSNTQRSFNMDFSSSLGDYMNGGDGEQGLSPGLLDLHSIDTDLLSELPAATNGYDASLYQPNRDDSEPYVSNKRNARPPLPENNVSVNLSADNVKSSSVAKIKVVVRKRPLNKKELAKNEEDIIEAVSNSLTVHETKLKVDLTQYLEKHEFVFDAVLNEEVTNDEVYRETVEPIVPIIFQRTKATCFAYGQTGSGKTYTMKPLPLKASRDILKLMYHTYNNQGFQLYVSFFEIYGGKLFDLLNDRKKLCMREDGKQQVCIVGLQEYRVSDVETIKELIEQGSSTRSTGTTGANEESSRSHAILQLAVKRSVDGNGSKPPRLVGKLSFIDLAGSERGADTTDNDKQTRIEGAEINKSLLALKECIRALDNDQGHIPFRGSKLTEVLRDSFVGNSRTVMISCISPSSGSCEHTLNTLRYADRVKSLSKGNNSKKDILSSNINPRESTAIPLPSVTTYASVDRMANTWTEENDGDDFSPPEDYCEQVKPAWKRKTEPYGAIDDKLKKPNGQTQIKWMDLPKAGPKTVHSKKDILSSNINLRESTAIPLPSVTTYASVDRMTNTWTEENDGDDFSPPEDYCEHLKPAWKRKTEPYGAIDDKLKKPNGQTQIKWMDLPKAGPKTVHSDDDLNALLQEEEDLVNAHRKQVEETMNIVREEMNLLVEADQPGNQLDDYITKLNTILSQKAAAVMELQTRLANFQKRLKEHNVLVSSAG